The Kocuria sp. TGY1127_2 genome includes a window with the following:
- the bioA gene encoding adenosylmethionine--8-amino-7-oxononanoate transaminase has protein sequence MVDAQDLISRDARRVWHPYSPVGEEQLYSVRSAEGALLHLNDADGREHNAIDAMGSWWAMVHGHSHPKLIDALRRQSEIMPHVMFGGLTHEPAVRLAESLVANTPSGLQHVFFSDSGSIAVEIALKMVIQYQAAVGRPERNRMLTVRGGYHGDTFATMSLCDPVDGMHHAFSPLAPQHIFAPRPPGGHYDVDHGSWNWDDQALDTWAEEFERTLADHRDRIGGVILEPVLQGAGGMYVYDPRALAVARRACDTHECLLVLDEIATGFGRTGRWTASEWAGIEPDIMCLGKALTGGTMTGAATLTTVRVAKEVSEGRNGMPAALLHGPTFMGNPMFCAVSLASLKLLTDEESGWARQVPRLERSLAHGLAPATNLDSVADVRVLGAVGIIELNCDVDVRAVTRAAVQRGVWIRPFRRLVYVMPPYITTDPQTRQICHGIIEAIDEVHG, from the coding sequence GTGGTTGATGCCCAGGACCTGATCTCCCGGGACGCTCGCCGCGTGTGGCACCCGTATTCGCCGGTCGGGGAGGAACAACTGTACTCGGTTCGATCCGCCGAGGGCGCCCTGCTTCACCTGAACGATGCCGACGGGCGGGAACATAACGCGATCGACGCAATGGGCTCGTGGTGGGCCATGGTCCACGGGCACTCGCACCCGAAGCTGATCGACGCTCTACGACGACAATCAGAAATCATGCCTCACGTGATGTTCGGGGGTCTCACCCACGAACCGGCCGTCCGATTGGCCGAGAGCCTCGTCGCGAATACGCCCTCAGGCCTGCAACACGTCTTCTTCTCGGACTCCGGATCGATAGCGGTGGAGATCGCACTCAAGATGGTCATCCAGTACCAAGCCGCCGTCGGCCGACCCGAAAGGAACCGGATGCTGACGGTTCGCGGCGGATACCACGGAGACACCTTCGCGACCATGAGCCTGTGCGACCCTGTCGACGGAATGCACCACGCGTTCAGTCCACTGGCGCCACAACATATCTTCGCCCCGAGGCCGCCCGGAGGCCACTACGATGTCGACCACGGTTCATGGAACTGGGACGACCAAGCCCTGGACACGTGGGCCGAGGAATTCGAAAGAACCCTGGCCGACCACCGGGACCGTATCGGCGGCGTCATCCTCGAACCCGTGCTTCAAGGGGCCGGAGGCATGTACGTGTACGACCCACGAGCCCTCGCCGTCGCTCGCCGCGCGTGCGACACCCATGAATGCCTGCTCGTCCTCGACGAGATCGCCACCGGATTCGGCAGAACCGGTCGATGGACGGCATCGGAGTGGGCCGGAATCGAGCCGGACATCATGTGCTTGGGCAAGGCCCTGACCGGCGGGACCATGACGGGCGCAGCCACTCTCACGACCGTACGGGTCGCGAAAGAAGTCTCCGAAGGGAGAAACGGAATGCCGGCCGCGTTGCTGCACGGCCCAACCTTCATGGGCAATCCAATGTTCTGCGCCGTGTCCCTGGCCTCCCTGAAACTTTTGACAGACGAGGAGTCCGGTTGGGCACGGCAAGTGCCCCGCCTGGAACGATCACTTGCCCACGGTCTGGCACCGGCCACGAATCTGGACTCGGTCGCGGACGTGAGAGTTCTGGGTGCCGTAGGCATCATCGAGCTGAACTGTGACGTGGATGTACGAGCCGTGACCCGGGCCGCGGTGCAACGGGGAGTCTGGATCAGACCGTTCCGGCGGCTGGTCTACGTGATGCCGCCCTACATCACCACCGACCCCCAGACGCGGCAGATCTGCCACGGGATCATCGAAGCGATTGACGAGGTCCACGGATGA
- a CDS encoding pirin family protein — translation MSNVEADPQETVCASNPERGRFSAGLRDGVTVERCEAGIVEILEPRKVPLGGPRAMTVLRTLPQRARSLIGAWCFVDSFGPDDVARTGGMKVARHPHTGLATVSWLFEGSIDHLDSAGHWATVRPGEVNLMNAGRGITHSEFSSAQTTTLHGLQLWYALPEAARFSEPDLDSFRPDTIRGQGYEALVFLGSLLGQSSPVRTALPLTGAELRLEPHTEIQITVPEDHEHGLVQVSGPVWVNDVPVTQNAIGFVPTGHRSIRISAGAEPALALLIGGEPLNEQIVMWWNFVGRSHEEIVRWRNRYMREMGFENGGEDESERGAPGSFTSASASMDEAGSDPAEEQPRLQFGHFPPDTPAPLPAPEVPHTRLKLRG, via the coding sequence GTGAGCAATGTCGAAGCAGACCCCCAGGAGACCGTGTGCGCCTCGAATCCGGAGCGCGGTCGGTTCTCGGCAGGATTGCGCGACGGGGTCACGGTGGAACGGTGCGAGGCTGGCATCGTCGAAATCCTCGAGCCCCGCAAAGTGCCCCTGGGCGGGCCGCGAGCGATGACGGTGCTGCGCACCCTGCCTCAGAGGGCCCGGTCGCTCATCGGCGCCTGGTGCTTCGTGGACTCCTTCGGCCCGGACGACGTCGCCCGCACGGGTGGCATGAAAGTGGCCCGGCATCCGCACACCGGCCTGGCCACGGTCTCGTGGTTGTTCGAAGGCAGCATCGACCACCTCGATTCCGCGGGCCACTGGGCCACGGTCAGGCCGGGTGAGGTTAATCTGATGAATGCGGGCCGGGGAATCACCCACTCGGAATTCTCCTCGGCGCAGACCACGACCTTGCACGGGCTCCAGCTCTGGTATGCGCTTCCGGAGGCAGCCCGTTTCTCCGAGCCGGACCTCGATTCATTCCGCCCGGACACCATCCGAGGTCAAGGCTACGAGGCGTTGGTGTTTCTGGGGTCTCTGCTCGGGCAGAGCTCCCCCGTCCGCACGGCCCTCCCCCTGACGGGCGCCGAGCTGCGTCTCGAACCCCACACCGAAATCCAGATCACCGTTCCGGAAGACCACGAACACGGTCTGGTCCAGGTCAGCGGGCCCGTGTGGGTCAACGACGTTCCCGTGACGCAGAACGCAATCGGGTTCGTCCCCACCGGTCACCGGTCCATCAGGATCAGCGCGGGGGCGGAACCCGCGCTCGCCTTGCTCATCGGTGGCGAGCCCCTCAACGAGCAGATCGTGATGTGGTGGAACTTCGTGGGACGCAGCCACGAGGAGATCGTCCGATGGCGCAACCGGTACATGCGTGAAATGGGCTTCGAAAATGGGGGCGAGGATGAGAGCGAGCGGGGCGCTCCCGGCTCCTTCACCTCGGCCTCCGCGTCCATGGACGAGGCCGGCTCCGATCCCGCAGAGGAACAACCCCGGCTCCAATTCGGCCATTTTCCCCCGGACACTCCCGCACCCCTGCCCGCCCCGGAGGTTCCGCATACACGTTTGAAGCTCCGCGGCTGA
- the thrS gene encoding threonine--tRNA ligase, translating into MAENPAENLQITVHGEPQQVTTGTTAADLFADNATVVVARINDVLKDLSTEVADGDVVVPVTINQPEGLEVLRHSAAHVMAQAVQSMRPDAKLGIGPYITDGFYFDFDVEDPFTPEDLKKLEKSMMKIIKSGQTFRRRSVSHDEAVEEMKDEPYKLELLGLSQGPGSGADAAEGASVEVGEGEITIYDNVDRKGETVWKDLCRGPHLPNTKLIANGYALTRSGGAYWRGSEKNPMLQRIYGTAWPTKEELTEYKERIAEAERRDHRRLGEELDLFSFPKNIGPGLPVFHPKGGVIKREMENYVRDRHLAEGFQYVGTPHITKEDLFYTSGHLPYYADGMFPAMELDNGNYRLKAMNCPMHNEIFKARGRSYRELPLRFFEFGTVYRDEKSGVLQGLTRVRMITQDDSHSYVTKEQAPGEVRHLLNFMLSLLTDFGLTDFYLELSTRETEGEKKDKFIGTDEQWEEATAVLEDVARETGLELVPDPGGAAFYGPKISVQAKDAIGRTWQMSTVQYDFNQPARFGLEYQAADGSRQEPVMIHSAKFGSIERFMGVLTEHYAGAFPAWLSPVQVIGIPVAEAFNDYMSEIAQKLQAEGIRVEVDYGTDRFPKKIRNASKEKVPFVLIAGGEDAENGAVSFRFRDGSQDNGVAVEAAVARIVEHVQNRVNTDPVSKAAVGEAEDAKAEDA; encoded by the coding sequence ATGGCCGAGAACCCGGCCGAAAACCTGCAGATCACCGTCCACGGCGAGCCCCAGCAGGTGACCACGGGCACCACCGCCGCGGACCTGTTCGCCGACAACGCCACGGTCGTGGTCGCCCGGATCAACGACGTCCTCAAGGACCTGAGCACCGAGGTGGCGGACGGCGACGTCGTCGTCCCCGTGACCATTAACCAGCCCGAGGGGCTCGAGGTCCTGCGCCACTCGGCCGCTCACGTCATGGCACAGGCAGTGCAGAGCATGCGTCCCGACGCCAAGCTCGGCATCGGCCCGTACATCACGGACGGCTTCTACTTCGACTTCGACGTCGAGGACCCTTTCACGCCCGAGGACCTCAAGAAGCTCGAGAAGTCGATGATGAAGATCATCAAGTCGGGCCAAACCTTCCGGCGTCGTTCCGTATCCCACGACGAAGCCGTCGAGGAGATGAAGGACGAGCCGTACAAGCTCGAGCTCCTCGGACTCTCGCAGGGCCCCGGTTCAGGAGCCGACGCCGCCGAGGGCGCCTCGGTCGAGGTCGGCGAGGGCGAGATCACGATCTACGACAACGTGGACCGCAAGGGGGAGACGGTCTGGAAGGATCTCTGCCGCGGCCCCCACCTGCCCAACACCAAGCTGATCGCCAACGGATACGCCTTGACCCGTTCGGGCGGAGCCTACTGGCGGGGTTCCGAGAAGAACCCCATGCTGCAGCGCATTTACGGAACCGCATGGCCTACCAAGGAAGAGCTCACCGAGTACAAGGAGCGCATCGCCGAGGCCGAACGCCGCGATCACCGTCGCCTGGGCGAGGAACTCGACCTGTTCTCGTTCCCGAAGAACATCGGCCCGGGCCTGCCCGTGTTCCACCCGAAGGGCGGTGTCATCAAGCGCGAGATGGAGAATTACGTCCGCGACCGGCACCTCGCGGAAGGCTTCCAGTACGTCGGGACGCCGCACATCACCAAGGAGGACCTGTTCTACACCTCCGGGCACCTTCCGTACTACGCTGACGGTATGTTCCCGGCGATGGAACTGGACAACGGCAACTACCGCCTCAAGGCCATGAACTGCCCGATGCACAACGAGATCTTCAAGGCACGTGGGCGGTCCTACCGCGAGCTGCCCCTGAGGTTCTTCGAATTCGGCACGGTCTACCGTGACGAGAAATCCGGTGTGCTCCAAGGGCTGACCCGCGTCCGGATGATCACGCAGGACGACTCGCACAGCTACGTGACCAAGGAACAGGCCCCGGGCGAGGTGCGCCACCTCCTGAACTTCATGCTCTCGCTGCTCACGGACTTCGGCCTGACCGATTTCTACCTCGAGCTCTCGACCCGCGAGACCGAGGGGGAGAAAAAGGACAAGTTCATCGGCACGGACGAACAATGGGAAGAAGCCACGGCCGTTTTGGAGGACGTCGCGCGCGAAACAGGTCTGGAACTCGTTCCGGACCCGGGCGGAGCTGCGTTCTACGGCCCCAAGATCTCCGTCCAGGCCAAGGACGCGATCGGCCGCACGTGGCAGATGTCCACGGTGCAGTACGACTTCAACCAACCAGCCCGGTTCGGCCTCGAATACCAGGCGGCGGACGGCAGCCGTCAAGAGCCGGTCATGATCCACTCGGCCAAGTTCGGTTCGATCGAACGGTTCATGGGCGTGCTGACCGAGCACTATGCGGGGGCATTCCCCGCCTGGCTCTCCCCGGTTCAGGTCATCGGTATCCCGGTGGCCGAAGCGTTCAACGATTACATGTCCGAGATCGCCCAGAAGCTCCAGGCAGAGGGCATTCGCGTCGAGGTCGACTACGGAACCGATCGTTTCCCCAAGAAGATTCGCAACGCATCGAAGGAGAAGGTTCCCTTCGTGCTCATTGCGGGCGGGGAGGACGCCGAGAACGGTGCCGTGTCCTTCCGGTTCCGTGACGGTTCGCAGGACAACGGCGTCGCGGTCGAGGCCGCCGTCGCACGCATCGTCGAGCACGTGCAGAATCGGGTCAACACGGATCCGGTGTCCAAGGCCGCGGTCGGAGAGGCGGAGGACGCTAAGGCCGAGGACGCCTAG
- a CDS encoding GNAT family N-acetyltransferase yields the protein MTQPTSDDPHMVRGRQEGREAFEIHVDDSGKAAGFTQFVDHSGPNGERARIFPHTFVDEKFSGQGLASALVRRALDESIEEGSTIVAVCPYVKTWIRRHPAYEEFSTAPTSEHLQALD from the coding sequence ATGACACAACCTACGTCAGACGATCCGCATATGGTTCGTGGCCGGCAGGAAGGCCGGGAGGCCTTCGAAATTCACGTCGACGATTCCGGGAAGGCCGCCGGATTCACACAATTCGTGGATCATTCGGGACCGAACGGCGAACGCGCCCGTATTTTTCCGCACACCTTCGTCGACGAGAAGTTCTCGGGCCAAGGCCTCGCCTCCGCCCTGGTCCGCCGGGCCCTGGACGAGAGCATCGAGGAGGGATCCACGATCGTTGCCGTCTGCCCCTACGTCAAGACCTGGATCCGCAGACACCCCGCGTACGAGGAATTCTCGACTGCGCCGACCTCCGAGCACCTTCAGGCCCTCGACTGA
- a CDS encoding cytochrome c biogenesis protein DipZ, whose product MLALILLGLLGGLVTGISPCILPVLPVIFWTGGADSARFDDDPSRPRTSRWRPYQVVGGLVLSFSAVTLLGSLLLGALHLPHDLIRWFGIGFLILVGLGMIVPRLEQLIERPFSWVPQRQVNTRRGGFLMGLALGAVYVPCAGPVLAAITVAGATGRIGPDTLTLTLSFAVGTAVPLLFFALAGRGLAERLKAFRRRQRMVRTTAGILVIALAVGLALDFPAAVQRSVPDYTASAQELIDHGTQRHSGAASGSEVSGKPGGSGDVDHLASCQQNSGARDGCSPAPELRGITGWLNTEGGKPVSLESQRGKVVLVDFWAYSCINCQRTIPHLNALYSRYKDAGLEIVGVHTPEYAFEHETDNVAAGIREQKIAYPVAQDNDYATWKAYDNHYWPAHYLVDASGRLRASRTGEGGYDVTESQIRTLLKEAHPGIQLPAPVESGANHDNDDESHRTPETYLGTDRAQSYVGEGTYSAGNRAFSDGDPTRDDSFTLYGNWNLSGESIRPRDEAASLSLNFTAKIVQVVASGTGTIDVETPNGHRQVRLDDQANSYDLINEAKQESGQIKVTVAPGVKLYSFTFG is encoded by the coding sequence ATGCTCGCGCTGATTCTGCTGGGCCTTCTGGGCGGTCTGGTCACCGGAATCTCCCCGTGTATCCTGCCCGTCCTGCCTGTTATCTTCTGGACCGGGGGCGCGGATTCCGCCAGGTTCGACGACGACCCCTCGCGGCCTCGCACTTCACGGTGGCGCCCGTACCAGGTTGTCGGCGGTCTCGTCCTGAGTTTCTCCGCCGTCACACTGCTCGGCTCGCTCCTGCTCGGTGCCCTGCACCTGCCACATGACCTCATCCGCTGGTTCGGCATCGGCTTCCTGATTCTTGTCGGCCTCGGAATGATCGTTCCCCGCCTCGAGCAGCTGATCGAACGACCGTTCTCCTGGGTCCCCCAACGCCAAGTCAACACCCGACGCGGCGGATTCCTCATGGGCCTGGCCCTGGGCGCCGTCTACGTCCCCTGCGCCGGACCCGTGCTGGCCGCGATCACCGTCGCGGGCGCCACGGGACGCATCGGTCCCGACACCCTCACGCTGACTCTGTCCTTTGCCGTCGGTACCGCCGTCCCGCTGCTCTTCTTCGCACTCGCCGGACGCGGGCTTGCCGAGCGATTGAAGGCCTTTCGGCGTCGGCAACGAATGGTTCGGACCACCGCGGGCATTCTGGTGATCGCTTTGGCCGTGGGCCTGGCCCTCGATTTTCCGGCCGCCGTCCAACGCAGCGTGCCGGACTACACCGCGTCGGCACAAGAACTGATCGATCACGGAACCCAACGCCACAGCGGGGCCGCCAGCGGATCGGAAGTTTCCGGGAAACCGGGAGGGTCCGGCGACGTCGACCATCTGGCCAGCTGCCAGCAGAACTCCGGCGCCAGGGACGGCTGCTCGCCCGCTCCCGAACTGCGAGGCATCACGGGGTGGCTGAACACCGAGGGCGGGAAGCCCGTTTCCCTCGAATCCCAGCGCGGCAAGGTCGTGCTGGTCGATTTCTGGGCCTACTCGTGCATCAACTGCCAACGCACGATCCCGCACCTGAATGCGCTGTACAGCAGGTACAAGGACGCCGGATTGGAGATCGTGGGCGTCCACACCCCGGAGTATGCCTTCGAGCACGAGACCGACAATGTTGCCGCGGGCATTCGCGAGCAGAAGATCGCCTACCCCGTGGCCCAGGACAACGACTACGCGACTTGGAAGGCTTACGACAATCACTACTGGCCCGCGCACTACCTGGTCGACGCTTCCGGCAGGTTGCGTGCGTCCAGAACGGGAGAAGGCGGCTACGACGTCACCGAATCCCAGATCCGCACCCTGCTGAAGGAAGCGCATCCCGGGATCCAGCTTCCCGCACCCGTCGAGTCAGGTGCCAACCACGACAACGACGACGAGTCGCACCGCACCCCAGAAACCTATCTCGGCACGGACCGCGCACAGTCCTATGTCGGCGAAGGAACCTACTCGGCGGGAAATCGGGCATTCTCCGACGGCGACCCCACGCGCGACGATTCCTTCACACTGTATGGAAACTGGAATCTTTCCGGGGAAAGCATCCGACCCCGTGATGAAGCAGCCTCCCTGAGCCTCAACTTCACCGCGAAAATCGTGCAGGTTGTTGCTTCGGGGACCGGAACCATCGACGTCGAGACCCCGAACGGCCACCGGCAAGTGCGCCTGGATGACCAAGCCAACTCCTATGACCTGATCAACGAGGCCAAGCAGGAGTCCGGGCAGATCAAGGTCACGGTAGCACCGGGAGTAAAGCTGTACTCCTTCACCTTCGGGTAG
- the dnaE gene encoding DNA polymerase III subunit alpha produces MKFPHLITYSAYSAHYGVSAPAELVVAAVGHGATHLGLTDRDGLYGAVKHVRACMDHGVTPVLGVDLALADPSDRKIIGRIVLLADGHDAGAGYGDLCQIITRAHRTRERTGPTRLGDRPRITAADLGRAVAMEEGRFTVLLGPESDYGRLAEARKYRAARASLKEWRKLVGERRLRVNLVNHLTRPGERRSVAHAARMLGIAAESRVGAVVSNAVRYATEDQAVTADVLDAARSLTALGEGIQQVNGQGWLKPAQDMGSIAAEIARAADAGITASDLTALAAELAHRCAIDPATDMGYGTPTVPEAHLTGVTRMPAAELRARCEAALERVYGAEKDQKVHGPGLARRDWETPRERLDRELRTIENLGFCSYFLTVGHVSGLIESLGIRHAARGSGVSSLVNYLLNISVVDPLEYGLVFERFLSDKRSTLPDIDIDVESARRHEIYRLVFDHYGDHRVSLMSMHNGYRARGAVRDAARAIGLTPEQTDRIAKTIWRVPAGELRELLDIKPELAELRREAREDPKVNLLIDLTERLDRLPRHLSMHPCGVILSNASLLRRTPVQPSGMGLPMSQFDKHDMDPMGLLKLDILGVRMQSSMAYTLQEIERTEGHKPDLETIDTRDPKTFDLIQSTQTLGCFQIESPGQRELIGKMQPSSVGDLIIDISLFRPGPMQSDMVRPYLESRHGFATPNYIEEDLVPYLEETAGVMVFHEQILNVFSTMTGCDLASSDEFRRKLGSTAQDDVEEHFRLHSARRGYSREVIDKTWTALAAFGSFGFCKAHGAAFAIPTYQSAWLKTHYPAHFMTGLLEHDPGMYPQRLILAEARRLGIELLPLDVNRSGRNYRVERVVDSGADSDLGVGAGVGRGLGRGVASGRGAETGRSPGAERWGIRLPLTQLSGISGAEIDRITARAPYVSVADLKARARPHKPTLDRLAAVGALDVEVFRGVWQQGVGGGGVVRAAGGGYDDVVPRPTETGARSGEAGAVPVQLSLPLGAHLETPYESRDTSDVTSTVRTELDLLALDVSAHLMVGYRDKTRTWPLTRAADLIRMRNKSEVWVAGVRVSTMTPPMKNGKRVVFISLDDGTGCVDTAFFDEAQKLSGPDLFGTPMILIRGTTRRTGPRGISLTALQAWDLTALVEGETPLPFPPSALRKQAG; encoded by the coding sequence GTGAAGTTCCCGCACTTGATCACCTACAGCGCATACAGCGCGCACTACGGCGTCTCCGCACCGGCTGAGCTCGTCGTTGCCGCCGTGGGGCACGGTGCAACTCACCTCGGGCTGACCGATCGGGACGGTCTCTACGGGGCCGTCAAACACGTTCGTGCCTGCATGGACCACGGCGTCACACCCGTCTTGGGAGTGGACCTCGCGCTCGCAGACCCTTCGGACCGGAAAATCATCGGCCGCATCGTTCTCCTCGCGGACGGTCACGACGCCGGGGCCGGATACGGGGACCTCTGCCAGATCATCACCCGGGCGCACAGGACCAGGGAACGCACAGGGCCCACCCGCCTGGGCGACCGGCCCCGCATCACGGCCGCCGATCTCGGCCGCGCCGTCGCGATGGAAGAAGGCCGCTTCACGGTCCTTCTCGGCCCGGAATCCGACTACGGAAGGCTGGCGGAAGCCCGCAAATACCGCGCGGCCCGGGCCAGCCTGAAGGAGTGGCGCAAACTCGTGGGAGAACGCCGGCTGCGCGTCAACCTCGTCAACCACCTGACCAGGCCGGGGGAGCGCCGGAGCGTGGCGCATGCGGCACGAATGCTCGGGATCGCGGCGGAAAGCCGAGTGGGCGCCGTCGTCAGCAACGCCGTCCGCTACGCGACGGAAGACCAGGCCGTGACCGCGGACGTCCTCGACGCCGCCCGCAGCCTCACCGCGCTTGGGGAGGGAATCCAACAGGTCAACGGGCAGGGATGGCTCAAACCCGCTCAGGACATGGGCTCCATCGCGGCAGAGATCGCTCGGGCCGCGGACGCCGGCATCACCGCGTCGGACCTCACCGCCCTCGCCGCTGAACTCGCGCACCGGTGCGCAATCGACCCGGCCACGGACATGGGGTACGGGACTCCCACCGTGCCCGAAGCGCACCTGACCGGAGTCACGCGCATGCCCGCGGCCGAACTCAGAGCCCGCTGCGAAGCAGCCCTCGAACGCGTCTACGGGGCGGAAAAGGACCAGAAGGTCCACGGACCCGGCCTGGCCCGCCGCGACTGGGAAACCCCGCGGGAACGCCTCGACCGGGAACTGCGTACCATCGAGAACCTCGGATTCTGCTCCTACTTCCTGACCGTGGGCCACGTCTCCGGCCTCATCGAATCCCTGGGTATCCGCCACGCGGCACGCGGATCCGGGGTGTCCTCCCTGGTCAACTACCTCCTGAATATCTCGGTCGTCGACCCCCTCGAATACGGGCTGGTCTTCGAACGATTCCTCTCGGACAAAAGATCGACCCTGCCGGACATCGACATCGACGTCGAATCCGCGCGACGCCACGAAATCTACCGGCTCGTCTTCGACCACTACGGCGACCACCGCGTCAGCCTCATGTCCATGCACAACGGTTACCGCGCCCGCGGAGCAGTCCGAGACGCAGCCCGCGCCATCGGCCTCACCCCGGAACAGACGGACCGCATCGCCAAAACCATCTGGCGCGTTCCCGCCGGAGAACTGCGCGAACTCCTCGACATCAAACCCGAACTGGCCGAACTGCGTCGGGAAGCCCGCGAAGACCCCAAGGTCAACTTGCTCATCGACCTCACCGAAAGGCTCGACCGCCTCCCGCGCCACCTCTCGATGCACCCGTGCGGCGTGATCCTCTCCAACGCCTCGCTCCTCCGGCGCACCCCGGTGCAACCCTCCGGAATGGGGCTGCCCATGAGCCAATTCGACAAGCACGACATGGACCCCATGGGCCTACTCAAACTCGACATCCTCGGGGTCCGCATGCAGTCCTCGATGGCATACACGCTCCAGGAGATCGAACGCACCGAAGGGCACAAACCCGATCTCGAAACCATCGACACCCGCGACCCAAAAACCTTCGACCTCATCCAATCCACCCAGACCCTCGGCTGCTTCCAGATCGAATCCCCAGGTCAGCGCGAGCTCATCGGCAAGATGCAGCCCTCGAGCGTCGGCGACCTCATCATCGACATCTCCCTCTTCCGCCCCGGCCCCATGCAATCCGACATGGTCCGGCCATACCTCGAATCCCGCCACGGATTCGCAACCCCCAACTACATCGAGGAAGACCTCGTGCCCTACCTGGAAGAAACCGCCGGGGTCATGGTCTTCCACGAACAGATCCTCAACGTCTTCAGCACCATGACAGGATGCGACCTCGCCTCCTCGGACGAATTCCGCAGGAAACTGGGGAGCACGGCCCAGGACGACGTCGAAGAACACTTCCGCCTCCACTCCGCCCGCAGAGGCTACTCCCGAGAAGTCATCGACAAGACCTGGACGGCGCTCGCGGCCTTCGGATCCTTCGGATTCTGCAAGGCCCATGGTGCCGCCTTCGCGATCCCGACCTACCAATCGGCCTGGCTCAAGACCCACTATCCGGCGCACTTCATGACGGGGCTGCTCGAACACGACCCCGGGATGTACCCCCAGCGTCTGATCCTCGCCGAGGCTAGGCGCCTGGGCATAGAGTTGCTGCCCCTGGACGTCAATCGATCCGGTCGGAACTACCGTGTGGAACGCGTCGTGGATTCTGGGGCGGATTCGGATCTGGGCGTGGGTGCGGGTGTGGGTCGGGGTCTCGGCCGGGGAGTCGCGAGTGGCCGCGGGGCCGAGACCGGGAGGAGCCCCGGCGCCGAGAGGTGGGGGATCCGGCTTCCCCTCACCCAGCTGTCCGGAATCAGTGGGGCCGAAATCGACAGAATCACGGCCCGGGCACCGTACGTCTCCGTGGCGGATCTGAAAGCGCGCGCTCGCCCCCACAAGCCCACGCTCGACCGGCTCGCCGCGGTCGGCGCTCTCGATGTCGAGGTCTTCCGCGGCGTCTGGCAACAGGGGGTCGGGGGCGGCGGCGTCGTACGTGCTGCCGGCGGTGGGTACGACGACGTCGTTCCCCGGCCGACCGAGACCGGGGCGCGTTCAGGGGAAGCCGGTGCCGTGCCGGTACAGCTTTCCCTGCCTCTGGGCGCCCACCTCGAAACCCCGTACGAGAGCAGGGATACCAGCGACGTGACCTCGACCGTGCGCACCGAACTGGACCTGTTGGCACTGGACGTCTCTGCGCACTTGATGGTCGGGTACCGCGATAAGACCAGGACGTGGCCGCTGACCCGCGCGGCCGACCTGATCAGGATGCGCAACAAGTCCGAGGTATGGGTTGCGGGCGTGCGGGTTTCGACCATGACGCCGCCGATGAAGAACGGCAAGCGCGTGGTCTTCATTTCCCTCGACGACGGAACCGGGTGTGTGGACACGGCGTTCTTCGACGAAGCGCAGAAGCTCTCGGGGCCCGACCTGTTCGGAACTCCGATGATCCTGATCCGCGGAACCACCCGACGCACGGGCCCCCGCGGAATCTCGCTGACGGCGCTTCAAGCGTGGGACCTGACCGCGCTGGTCGAGGGGGAGACGCCGCTGCCTTTTCCGCCGTCGGCCCTCAGGAAGCAAGCAGGCTGA
- a CDS encoding TenA family protein: MNPHRNSAGRPHIQAVESVIPMPEDTPVGRLRHGPSAGFWEAAVDHRFVRELFSGTIADEVLAEYLKQDYQFFDEFISMVGACVAHADTIGAKLRFSRQLGMLASDEDGYFIRSFDELGVPEKERLDPELNAPASSFKDLMRGAVRSASYAELLVMLVVAECLYLDWGERDLTMPESQLHRGWIELHRGQAFREWCQFLVDELNRAASQTSVDTVALNERWTAAVRLEKEFFDAAYTETATG; this comes from the coding sequence ATGAACCCGCATAGGAACTCAGCCGGCCGACCCCACATCCAGGCCGTGGAATCCGTCATCCCGATGCCGGAGGACACCCCGGTCGGCCGCCTGCGACACGGACCGTCGGCGGGGTTTTGGGAGGCCGCCGTCGATCACCGGTTCGTGCGAGAGCTCTTCTCGGGGACCATCGCTGACGAGGTTCTTGCCGAGTACCTCAAGCAGGACTACCAGTTTTTCGACGAGTTCATCTCCATGGTGGGGGCCTGCGTCGCCCACGCGGACACTATCGGTGCCAAGCTGCGTTTCTCACGTCAGCTCGGAATGCTCGCCAGTGACGAGGATGGCTACTTCATCCGCTCCTTCGACGAGCTGGGCGTGCCCGAGAAGGAACGCCTCGACCCGGAGCTGAACGCCCCGGCGTCGAGCTTCAAGGATCTTATGCGCGGCGCCGTGCGTAGCGCGTCCTACGCCGAACTCCTGGTCATGCTCGTCGTTGCCGAATGCCTCTATCTGGACTGGGGAGAACGGGATCTGACCATGCCGGAGAGCCAGCTGCATCGTGGGTGGATTGAATTGCATCGGGGCCAGGCCTTCCGCGAGTGGTGCCAGTTCCTCGTCGACGAGCTGAATCGTGCGGCGTCGCAGACCTCCGTGGACACCGTGGCCCTCAATGAGCGCTGGACGGCGGCCGTCCGCTTGGAAAAGGAGTTCTTCGATGCCGCCTACACCGAGACCGCAACCGGGTAA